TACAAACCTAAACCAGCTTTCCGATGGAATACAGGTGCTTCTATGACTTATAAGTTCAACCCAGGACTTGGGCTTACTTTCTATACAGATTATAATCAGATCAACTCTACGATCCGTTATCACTTCAGTGATGAGATTAAGGAAAGCGCCGAGTTGGATCAGGAATTAAACAACCTGATTACTAAAGAAAAAATCAATTATATTACATTAGGTTTACGATTAACGGCCTATTTTTAAAATAAAAAAAAGCCTTCAAAATATGAAGGCTTTTACTTTTTATAAAGTTCTACTGTTATCTCCCGGTGTATAATCCATGAAAAGATCTCCGTCCAGCAATACAGATTTCACTTTTTTCTTAATAGGAATCACCAGATCGGTTAATTTTTGATCTTTTTCCCAAACAGAAGGTGAAAAATGTAATTTCTCTGTGGTCCCATCCTCGTAGGATAATACAGCATCAAACGGAATGGCAAATCCACCTACATTCACCACATTCACTGTAAGCAAATCATTCATCTGTGAAGCTCCTGCTGCTTTTAAATCAATATAATTATTCGTGTAAAACCAATTTTGGAAGAACCAGTTCAGATTTTTCCCGGAACCAGTATTCATAGAATTGAAATAATCCCATGGAACCGGATGTTTTCCGTTCCAGTTATTCATATAATGATGTAATGCTTTCTTGAATAGTTCATCTCCCAAATAATCCTTTAAGGCAAGATAAGATAGGGATGCTTTCACATACGAATTGTTTCCGTACCCGGAACCACTTACCTGTGTACTCATTGTAATGATCGGCTGGTCCTGTTCTGCTGAAGGATCATTGATCCATTTTTTGACCCGAAAGTTTTTGTAAAATTCTTTCGCTTTAGCTTCCCCATTTTCATCAATTCCAATTAAATATTCTAAGGTAGTTGCCCACCCTTCGTCCATAAAGGCATATCTCGTTTCGTTAATTCCCATATAGAAAGGGAAATAAGTATGTGCAATTTCATGATCTGCTGTAAGCCTCGCATCCTGAAGGTCATCCGGAATACTGGTATCATTAATCATCATCGGATATTCCATATCTGCATATCCCTGAATAGCTGTCATTACATTATAAGGATATTCTACTCCCGGCCAGTTTTTGGAAAACCAATCCAGGTTATAACGCATCCAGTCTACATAATGTTCAAAATCTTTTGCTCCTGCTTTATATCCTGCCTGAACGCTTGCTCTTTTGGTTTTAAGCTGAACACTGGCTGCATCCCACACATAATGGTTACTCAATGCAAAACAGAAATCCGTAATATGATTGGCTTTAAACTTCCAGACATTCCATTTATTTTGCTGGGTGACTTTCCCTGACTTCATTTCCTGCTCAGTGGCAATATGCATCAGTTTATCACTTTTCAATGAAGCTTTATATCGTTTTAAATATTCCGGCTGAAGAACGGCTTCGGGATTTAGGAAATCTCCGGTTGCCCACACCACATAATTCTTTGGAGCGGTAATCGCAAAGCTATAATCATTAAAATCATTATAAAACTCCTGTCTGTCGGAATGCGGAAGCATGTCCCATCCGTTATAATCATCATAAACAGAAATTCTTGGGAAAGAATATGCTACATAGAACGTCTCAGGATCAATCTGCCCTTCTCTACCACTTTGCACAGAAAGCGGATATTCCCATTCAATTTTAACCTCAGCTTTTGATTTTGATTTTAAAACTGATTTCAATTTTACTTTTTCAACGGTTCCCCAATCCTCACTATTGATGTCATATTTTTCACCATTTACAATGAATGATTTGATCTTAAGTCCAGTGGATAAAAAATCTTTGGAGACCGATCCTGATCTTGGAGATTGTGGTTTATGCAGATTATTTACAAATCTTATTGCCAATTCATTAAGGTTATCCGGGCTGTTATTGGTATAAACAATTGTTTCTTTTCCGGAAACAGTTTTTGTATTGGCATCTACTTTTACATCAACATTATATATTCCTTTATTCTGCCAGTAGTTTTTGCCCGGTGCACCAGAAATATCACGGGTTCCTTTTTCATAAGCTCTTTTAATATTTCTCGGCATATACAATTCCTGAGCAGAGAGTTGTAACAATGAAACTACAACCAACATTCCGGAAAAAAATCTCTTCATAATAATCTCTTTTTTAGATAAGTATCAAAAATAGCGAAAATGTAACACCAAGTGATAATTTCTTTTATAATAATGTTTTATGGTAATTAGTATTTTATTTAAAATATTCTAAAGTCTTTCCTGCTCAGATGTCTTTTTGATTGTTTTCGCATTCTTCACAGATTGATTTCCAAAATTGTACTTCAAAGTTAGAGTGAACCCTTGAGTGTCTGTGTAATCCAGAAAATAATTATCCTGATTGGCATATCGGGTAACAACCTTCTGGCGGGTGGTTTTAAAAATATCATTTACTACAAATGCCGCTTCCAGTTTTTTATTGAAAAACTTCCTGTTCATCACAAAATAGGCAGACCAATTACTTGAAATTGTGAATGGCCCTTGTATTCCCGGAGAGAAATATCGATGTCCCATTTCCATTTTCCAATCAGTACTTTTATCCAGTATAAAGCTGGTAGAAATGTTAGACATCCAATTCCAGACTTTATTTTGATACAGCATTCCATCTACTCCATTGAAATAATTTTCATTGTGTTCAAGATTTTCAGACATAATGACATTCCACCAAGGCTTTATCTGGAAATTTTTATATAAACTTAACCCAAATGCCTGTCCTTTTTCAATATTGGTGAAATTATACACCACATTGTTCGTTTCTGGTACCTGATATGAAATTTCCATAGAAGGATACAACTCTTTTCGGTAGTACAGATCAAGATGCCAGTCTTTCCAGGAATATGAAAGATTAAGATTATGAATAATAGTTGCCTTTAATTGAGGATCTCCCTGGAAGTATGAAAACAGATTATAATAAGATTTTGCAGGATTCAGCCATGAATAAGAAGGTCTGCTGATTCTTTTTCCATAAGAAAATCCAAATTCATGCTTATTTTCTGTAGTATATTGGGCATAAAAGGTTGGGAAAAAACTCCAGTAATTATTTTTATTACGGTTATAAGGTTCAGAAACAATTCCTTCAAGATCTGTCATTTCTGCACGAAGACCTCCTTTAAAATTCCACTTTCCCATATTGTATGATAATGAGGAATATAAAGCAAAATTATATTCTTTATAATTAAAATCACTGCTTTTTTCAGGCCTGAATTCCATCACTCCATTTTCATTATCCGAGAAATCAAGTTTGCTGTTTGTTTTTACAAAACTATACTTCGCGCCGGATTCCAGCTCCAACTTATCTCCTTTCCACTGATAATCCAATTGGGTAGAATACAGCTGAACATCAGCCTTATTCTGCGTTACAAAATTCTCACCTCTTGGAGTCTGACCTGCAAAATCCAGGTGAGTCGTTACATTTTGGTACTTATCAGCATTGTTTCCTGTAAAATAATTAATCCAGGAGAGACTGCTTTTTTTATTCAGTTTTCGGTCTATCTGAAAGCTAACTGAACTATTATTGGAACTTGATTCATGATCGTTCAGAGTTCTATAATTTGATTCTACAATATCCTGATTGTTGTAGATTAATGTGGGTACATCATAAATTCCATAAGACTTTGGAGAAAAATACCCTGAATAGTTGAGGCTTAAGCTAGTCAAACTGTCCAACTCATATTCTACATTAAAATTCAGGGTATTCTGGTTAGTGTTTTTATCCTTCCTGTTCATCGTACTTATCCATGTGGTCTGGCTTTCGGGATAACGGACATAGTCAGATCCTTCACGGAAATAAGTACCCATCCCTTTATAATAGCTTGCCATAATGGAAAGTTTATCCTTCTTATAATATTGAGACAGTCCAAAAACGGCCTTCGCATATTGTGTTTGAATATATTTTGAAGACAGAATTCCACGATAGCCCTCAATCTTGTTCTTTTTCATCACAATATTCAGTACAGCGCTTCCTGAAGCTTCATATTTTGCTGGTGGATTGGTAATCACTTCTATAGATTTCACCTCATCTCCCTGTGTGTTTTCCAAGAGATTTTTAAGTTCATCACCTGTCAGTATTACTTTTTTATCATTAATGGTGACCAAAATTCCTGTACTTCCTTTTACCGTAAGCACATTATTATTGACAGTAACACTGGGTGTATTCTTTAAAATCTCCCATGCATTGAGTGATGAAATATTGCTATTTTCCACATTAAACTCCAGTCGATCTATTTTCCTTTTCACCAATGGTTTCCGTTGGGTCATCACCACTCCTTCTATTTCCTGAGATTCCTTTCTGAGAATAATTTGTAAAGCGTCCGGATTTTCCAGGTCCAGATTTTTTTCAAATAGAGAATATCCGTTGTTCTTCACGACCAATTTTACATTTTGCTCCTTGACACCCTCCAGAATAAAGCCTCCATTGCCATCAGTCTTTAACTCTTTGATTAACTCATTTCTGGAATTGTACAGGTTGATATTTATTGCAGAAAGTTTTTCGTTTTCGGTATTCATTACCGTTCCTGCAATTTTTTGTTTTTGAGCCAGCATCATTATGGGAAGACACAGAAAAAGAAGAGTTTTGTTCATGATTACATTTTTAAGAATGATGTAAAACAGTACTACGGCTTGTTTTTACAGGACAAAATTCCATATTGGTAGGGAGAATTTCGGTTAACGAAAGGTTAATGATGGGTTAACGTCTTTTTTGCTTTAAAATGAGAAAGCCTGAATCAGAAAATTCAGGCTTTTAAAATTAATAAGGGATATTTTTATGGATAAGGAATTGCTTTATCCAGCTCTATAGGATTATAGTATTTTTTAATATTAGCTTGTGTTTGTTTAGTTAAACCGGCAAATTCCTCTTTACTTTTGATCTGCTGCCCTTCAATCTTTACATTCCAATCCGGTTGAAACTCTGTTCTCATTCTAGCATAGGGATCATTATAAAATTCAAGGTTTAGTTTTATCCATTTCTTAAAATCAATAGTAATGGGATCTAATGAGTAATGTCTTTCGAGAAAACCTTTTGTATTATATGTTTTCGGAAGGTTAATATTTCGGGATAAAGAATAAATAAAATCTTTTTTATCATCTTCTGCATATAGAACAAGCCCCGGCAAGCCCCTGAATTTATAAGGGCCTTCAGGAATATTAACATCCGTTGTAAACCATACAGTCCAATTTCTCCCGCCAAATCTTGCTGTTGCCTTCTGCAAATTATAATTATTGATTTTCTTCGTTTCAGTCTCTATTTTCCATTGAATATTATCCTCTGTCTCAAAAACATAATAATAAGGCATCATTCTGATCTGGAAATAGTTTTTATTTTTATTGGAGTTTCTTTTTCTAATGATTGTTTGCTCAGATTGGCTGGTATGCTGAGATGACATTCCGCCATGAAGAATGTTAAGAGAATCATTCACTAGAAATTCAAATTCATAGAATTTTACTTCTTCAGGATTAATATCCAGCACCATTTCTTCTTTATCATAAGCTGCATCATTAGGATCCGGCCTGTATTGGAGTTCGTAGATGAATCGATGAGTCTGTGCATTTACCACACCTCCAATCAATACCATCAAAAGGATCATCTGTTTTTTCATGGAATAGTCTGTTAATCCTTTAAAAATAAGAAAAACCATACAAATTATAAGGTTAATGAAAGGTTAATAATAAAAATTCAATTTCGGTGAGATGCGAAAGTTTTATCTTTGTTTCGATGATATCTAATAACAAAA
This Chryseobacterium sp. G0162 DNA region includes the following protein-coding sequences:
- a CDS encoding GLPGLI family protein, with the protein product MKKQMILLMVLIGGVVNAQTHRFIYELQYRPDPNDAAYDKEEMVLDINPEEVKFYEFEFLVNDSLNILHGGMSSQHTSQSEQTIIRKRNSNKNKNYFQIRMMPYYYVFETEDNIQWKIETETKKINNYNLQKATARFGGRNWTVWFTTDVNIPEGPYKFRGLPGLVLYAEDDKKDFIYSLSRNINLPKTYNTKGFLERHYSLDPITIDFKKWIKLNLEFYNDPYARMRTEFQPDWNVKIEGQQIKSKEEFAGLTKQTQANIKKYYNPIELDKAIPYP
- a CDS encoding outer membrane beta-barrel family protein; amino-acid sequence: MNKTLLFLCLPIMMLAQKQKIAGTVMNTENEKLSAININLYNSRNELIKELKTDGNGGFILEGVKEQNVKLVVKNNGYSLFEKNLDLENPDALQIILRKESQEIEGVVMTQRKPLVKRKIDRLEFNVENSNISSLNAWEILKNTPSVTVNNNVLTVKGSTGILVTINDKKVILTGDELKNLLENTQGDEVKSIEVITNPPAKYEASGSAVLNIVMKKNKIEGYRGILSSKYIQTQYAKAVFGLSQYYKKDKLSIMASYYKGMGTYFREGSDYVRYPESQTTWISTMNRKDKNTNQNTLNFNVEYELDSLTSLSLNYSGYFSPKSYGIYDVPTLIYNNQDIVESNYRTLNDHESSSNNSSVSFQIDRKLNKKSSLSWINYFTGNNADKYQNVTTHLDFAGQTPRGENFVTQNKADVQLYSTQLDYQWKGDKLELESGAKYSFVKTNSKLDFSDNENGVMEFRPEKSSDFNYKEYNFALYSSLSYNMGKWNFKGGLRAEMTDLEGIVSEPYNRNKNNYWSFFPTFYAQYTTENKHEFGFSYGKRISRPSYSWLNPAKSYYNLFSYFQGDPQLKATIIHNLNLSYSWKDWHLDLYYRKELYPSMEISYQVPETNNVVYNFTNIEKGQAFGLSLYKNFQIKPWWNVIMSENLEHNENYFNGVDGMLYQNKVWNWMSNISTSFILDKSTDWKMEMGHRYFSPGIQGPFTISSNWSAYFVMNRKFFNKKLEAAFVVNDIFKTTRQKVVTRYANQDNYFLDYTDTQGFTLTLKYNFGNQSVKNAKTIKKTSEQERL
- a CDS encoding M1 family metallopeptidase, whose translation is MKRFFSGMLVVVSLLQLSAQELYMPRNIKRAYEKGTRDISGAPGKNYWQNKGIYNVDVKVDANTKTVSGKETIVYTNNSPDNLNELAIRFVNNLHKPQSPRSGSVSKDFLSTGLKIKSFIVNGEKYDINSEDWGTVEKVKLKSVLKSKSKAEVKIEWEYPLSVQSGREGQIDPETFYVAYSFPRISVYDDYNGWDMLPHSDRQEFYNDFNDYSFAITAPKNYVVWATGDFLNPEAVLQPEYLKRYKASLKSDKLMHIATEQEMKSGKVTQQNKWNVWKFKANHITDFCFALSNHYVWDAASVQLKTKRASVQAGYKAGAKDFEHYVDWMRYNLDWFSKNWPGVEYPYNVMTAIQGYADMEYPMMINDTSIPDDLQDARLTADHEIAHTYFPFYMGINETRYAFMDEGWATTLEYLIGIDENGEAKAKEFYKNFRVKKWINDPSAEQDQPIITMSTQVSGSGYGNNSYVKASLSYLALKDYLGDELFKKALHHYMNNWNGKHPVPWDYFNSMNTGSGKNLNWFFQNWFYTNNYIDLKAAGASQMNDLLTVNVVNVGGFAIPFDAVLSYEDGTTEKLHFSPSVWEKDQKLTDLVIPIKKKVKSVLLDGDLFMDYTPGDNSRTL